CGCGCGGCCGCGTCTTCATCCGCTCCAGAACCGCGTCTACAATCTGCGGCAGGCTCTCATCGCTGTCATTGAAGGGCGGCAGCGCGCCGTCGCCGCTGCGGAAGAAAGCGACCATGCCGCCCAGCCGCTCGATCCACTTTGACATGAATTCCGGGACGGGCCGGCCGGCCTTTCCAAAGGCATCTGCCAGGATGCAGAGGTCCAGCATGGTCCGCAGGCCGCGCGCAGGTGCCCTTGTCACATGCCCGCCATCCGGCAGGATCTGCGCCGTGCACTCGCTCTCCAGCAGCTCAAGCGCCTCATCGAGGCCCTCGCCTTCCTTCAGGCAGAGGCTATCGAGCACCATGACGCAGGCCACGCGCCAGCGGGCGATGAAGTCGACACAGTCTGGCTGCAGCGCCTCGATATGGCGCAGATGCCGCGCTAGTGTCTCAAGCCGCCGCTCGATGTCGGCAGGCTCCCCGCGCGTAAACAGCATGGAGCCGCAAAGCATCCAGTTCCAGACGCGGTCGCCCGCGCAACCGATCCGCCAGGCAAATCCGTTGAAGCGCCCGAAATTGGCCATCCAGTCATCGACAAGATAGCAGGCCCGCTCTGCCCCTGCCTCGCCCTGGGCGAACACATCGGCCAGCCAGTCGAAACGATGAACCCTGTCGGCAAAGTGGCGCGATGGCAGAGGGGCCGTCCATGGCGGCAGACCCTCATTCATCTCGATCTTGTCCGCGCCGATCCGCCAGACATCCTTCATCAGGCTCTCGCCGCGCATATGGTCAGGCGGCGCAATCGGATCGGGATAGATTGAAAAACCGTCTGGCGTGGCACCGGAGATTTTCAGCCGGTGAATGGGAGAGGCGGCAATGTCCTGCCCGCTGACACCAGCCAGACGCATCCACAAATCCGCATCCTCTTCAGGTGTACGGCGTGGGGGTGGGGTCGATTTGGCGTACTCCACTGCGGTCACTCGCCTGGTGCTTATAGCTCTACTGGCCGTCTTCTCCACGAAGTGCGGCGATGTTGCGAGCATAAGCATCCGCACCCCCCTTGAACACAGCTGATCCTGCGACGATCGCCGTTACCCCCGCCTCGATTGCACGAGGCGCCGTTTCCGGAGTCAATCCGCCATCGACCTCAAGAATGATGTCGCGTCCACAGGCATCTATCTTCCTACGGAATGACTCAATCTTTCTGAGCTGGCTGTCAATGAAACTCTGGCCCCCGAAGCCCGGATTCACCGACATGACCAGGATGAGGTCGATATCATCAATGATCGGATCGACGACTTCGGCCGGGGTGCCGGGGTTGATGGCAACGCCCGGACGCATGCCTGCCGCGCGGATCGACTGGAGCGTGCGATGAATGTGCGGGCCAGCTTCTGGATGCACCGTCAGGATATCCGCGCCGGCATCGGCAAAGTCCTGAATGTAGGGATCAACAGGCGCGATCATCAGGTGAACGTCGAACGGCTTGTCCGTGTGCGGACGCAGCTTCTTGATCACTGGCGCGCCGAAAGTGAGGTTCGGCACGAAATGCCCGTCCATCACATCGACATGGATCATGTCGGCGCCAGCCGTATCGATGGCGCGAATTTCTTCGCCCAGACAGGCGAAATCTGCAGACAGTATCGAGGGGGAGATCATGACGCGTGACATGGCACGCTGGGTAAGGCGAAACCGCCGCAAGCACAAGGCTCGCGGCGGCATCGAAGCTTCAGTTTCAGCAGGCCAGAGACCCGGCCCGGCGGCGATCTAGTAGCGTGAGTAGCCCTGCGCTGGCGACACCGTGGTGCGGCCGGCTGCATAGGTCACGTTCACGCGCTGGCCGGGATACATGGCAATGTCCGCGCCCTGCACGACTTCGACCGTGCGGCCGCTATCGAGCTGCACCGTATAGGCGAAGCCGCGGCGGGTGTTCATGCCCTTGCCAAGCTCATTACCGGCAAGGCCGCCAAGGACTGCACCGCCAACGGCGCCAGCCGTCTGCGCCTTGTCGCCGCCGCCAAGCTCAGAACCTGCAAGACCACCGAGTACCGCGCCGGTCGCTGCGCCAAGAATGCTATTGTCCGGACGGATCGTGACTTCGCGCACATCGCTGATCGTGCCGAGCTCGACCTGCGAGGCATAGCCGACATCATTCGGGCTCACCGTGTTCGCGCCATAGGTGCTCGCACAACCAGCCAGCGTCAGGGTGAGGGCCGCAAACGCGCCTGCCATCAGACGGCTAGGCTTGGCGACTTGAGAGGCTTTGGTATTCATTATCCGGATCCTTTGATTACGGGACAGGACAAAGTATCCGCCCCGCGCGCTGAACGGAATATGAATTGCCGGCGGCAAGAATAAGGCAACCGAATACTTTTCGGCGATCGGACGGCTCAAGCCTTGCGGCGAAGCCTCGAGATGAGGAAGGCGTCGTGCACGAAACCGTCCTGCGGCAGGGTGAGAAGGTCGCCCGCCCCTGTCAGTCCACCCGCAAAAGGCCCGGCTTCCGTGGCAGTGATCGGCGCACGCTCCAGCTCCGCATCCTTCAGCGCGGCCGCCACAACATCAGCCCCTTCACGCTTCAGCGGCGTACAGACGCAATAGACGATGGTACCGCCCGGCTTCACCAGGCCCGCCGCTGCGTTCAGGAGGCGTAGCTGTACTTCAGGAAAGCGCGCAATGTCGTCAGGCCCCTTGATCCATGCCCCTTCCGGGTGACGCCGCAGCGTTCCGAAAGCTGAACACGGCGCATCCAGCAGCACGGCATCTGCCTGCTCGCCCGGAGACCATGTCTCGGCATTCGCCGCAACAATCTCCACTCCCTCCGTTAGGCCTGTACGCTCAAGGTTCTCTTCGACCCGCTGCAGCCGCGTCTTCGACCGGTCGACCGCCACCGTCTTCGCGCCCATCGCGGCGATCTGCATCGTCTTGCCACCCGGCGCGGCGCAAAGGTCAAATACCGTCTGGCCAGCCTCGATCCCGAGCAGCTGCGCTGGGATCGCCGCCGCCGCATCCTGAACCCACCAGTCGCCAGCGCGGTAGCCTTCAACGCCCGCCACATCACCAGAGGCAACCCGCAGGCTGCCAAGCCCGACGCGCTTCGCGCCAATCCGCTTGGCGAGGTCTTCGGCAAAGCCCTCATCACGGACAGTGAGGTCGAGGTCCGGCTCCTCCATCTGCAGGCGGGCCAGCGCCGATGCGCCCTCAACACCCAGCGATGTCATCAGCTCCACCGTCAGCCAGTCCGGCCAGACAGATGTTACCGGCGCTGCATCAAAAGCGGTCCGGTCATTCACCGCCTTGCGCAGCACCGCATTCAGAAACCCCGAAGCAGAGCGGGCACGCGCCCAATGCTTCGCCGCGTTCACCGTCTCACTCACCACCGCATGCGCCGGCGTATCCAGTATCCAGCTTTGCGCCGCCCCAATCCGCAGCAGCGCCCGCGCTGGCGGCACGGCCGTCTCGATCGGGCGGTTGAGGAAAGGCGCAAGCCCCTTGTCGATACGGCCCAGCTGGCGCAGCGCGGCGCTCGCCATGGCGCGGGCAAAGCCCCGGTCCGGGCCGGTCAGCGCGCCATACGTCTCCGAAAGCTCCATCGCCTCATCCAGCGTGCGGCGATTGTCGAGGGTTTCAATGAGGAGATCGGCGGCAGCTTGTCTTGATCTGGATGCGCTCATCCCCACGGCCCACGGGCTGTGACCGTTTCGGGATAGAGCCGCTCAGGCGGCGCCACATTCATTTCCATGGCGAGCTTGTGCAGCGCCTCGACACGGTTGGCGGTAGAAGGATGGGTCGAAAACAGATTGTCACCTTTACGCCCGGCAAGCGGGTTCATGATGTAGACGTGCGCCATGGCCGGATTGGCTTCGGCGCGCTGATTGAGATTGGAGCGTGCGCCCCTGTCTATCTTTTCGAGCGCCGACGCAAGCCAGTAAGGGTTGCCGCAGATTTCTGCGCCCCGCTTGTCGGCCTCATATTCCCGCGATCGGCTGATCGCCATCTGGACGAGGCCCGCCGCCATTGGTGCAAAAATCATGATGGCAAGCGAAGTGAAGATGCCGCCGCGTGAGCGGTCACCAAAGAAGATCGCGAAATTGGCCAGCATACCGATGGCACCCGCCAGCGTCGCCGTCACCGTCATAGTCAGCGTGTCGCGGTGCGCCACATGGGCCAGCTCATGCGCCATGACGCCAGATACTTCCTCGCGGGTCAGCGTATTGAGCAGCCCCGTCGTCGCACACACTGCAGCATTCTTCGGATTACGGCCTGTCGCAAACGCGTTCGGCTGCGGCGTGTCGATAATATAGATGCGCGGCGCAGGCAGGCCTGCATGGGCGGCGAGCGCCCGCGTGTCATTGGCGAATGTCCTGAAGATCGGCGAGCGTTCATCTGGCGAGACTTCGCGCGCGCCCTGCATGCGCAGCACGATCTTGTCGGCATTCCACCACGAATAAACATTGAGCAGGAGCGCGACAGCAAAGGCGATTGCCATACCGACAACGCCCCCCACCAGATATCCGACAGCCATGAACAGGGCTGTCATCGCAGCCAGCAAGACAAAAGTCTTCATTGTTCCCGCCATCGGGCGCTCCTTGATGCTGAGGGCAGACGTTTTAATATTTTGCGTTGAACTATATGGAAAGCGTTAACGCGCCTGAGAAGCGTGACGCCGCAAGCATGACAATAATCTAATGAAACAGCCCCTTTCCCCCGAAGCTCAACGCGCCCTCGACGAAGCAAAAGCGCGCCGCGAGGCCCAGATAGAGCATGAAAAGGCGCTCGAAGCAGAGCGCGAAAAGGAAACCGGCGGCCCGCGTCACCGCGAACCCACGCGTTTTGGTGACTGGGAACGCAAGGGCATTACTTACGATTTCTAGGACTGCCGCCTGTCGTCAGCCTGCCTCCTCTAGCGCTCTGCACGTCGCACGCGAGCGCCGTTCCCCTCTCCGGTTAAGCCGTTTGCTTCGCCCCTCCTGATCACGTTTACTGGCCGTTGGCCCTGCATTTGCTGCAGGACACAGTAGATCGACCGGACTTTCGCTCAGGAGGCGAATACTATGCCATATCGGTACAAGGCGGCCCTGCTTGCTGCATCCGCAGCGCTTCTGGCGACACCTGCGCTCGCAGATGGTTATGAGAACCGTCCGGTCAACCGTGGCCCGGCGCCCCTGCAGGCACACGCCCAGCAGACACCGCCCGAGCCCGGCTGCTACCTGGTCGGCCACGACACCTGGTCATGCCCGCCGCTGCCACAGTCGGCACATCGTTCACATGGCGCAGCGCATTCCAGCCATCACGGCTATAGCAGCGCGCCCGCGCGCAGCGTCGAGAGCCACAGCGTCAGCCATGGTGGCTACACGTCCGGCACGGTTTCCCAATCTTATGCGGCAGCACATGCCGGCCACGCACATGCCTATGGCGCAGCTTGCGGCGGCGGCTACAACGCCATTGCGGCGCGCCCTGCACAGGTCAGCTATGCGACGCACACAGCGGCATACCCTGCGACGCGGTCTTCATCGGCGGCTTATTCAACTCGCACAGTCTCTCATTCCGCACCGCGGCCCGTAGCCGTCTCGCGCACGGCCACCCGCAGCACCGGCTACGCAACACGGTCCGCCACACGTTCGACAAGCTATGCCCGCCGCGATGTCGATCTCGACATTTCAGGCTTTGATGGCGGCGTCGGCAATGGTGTTGACGGCGGCTATTATGGCGGCGGTGGCGGCTTTGCCTATGCGAGCGCCAGCTCCTCGGCGAGCGCCCTGTCCTCAGCAGCCGCCTCATTCACCTTCAATGGCAGCTTCCGCGGTGGCGGCGTCGGCAAGCACCATGGCGGCGGTGGGTGCAATACCTGCGGCGGCGGTGGCCATAAGGGCGGCGGCTGGAAAGGCGGCGGTCATGGAGGTCACAAGGGTGGTGGCCATGGCGGCGGCCGCGGCGGCCACAAAGGTGGCGGACACGGCGGCGGCGGACACTAGGTCCGACGATTGTCAGCCGCTTTCTTGCCCGCTAGGAAGCCAATGTCTGAGAAGGAAAGGTCGGTGCGGTTAGCCCGGCCCCTGTGCAAACAGGTCCTGACATCGCTTCGGCGCTGAGTCCCAAGGCCTTGAACGCCCCGCAATTGTGCGTGGGCGAACCAGAAGGTTTTGGATATGCAACATCAGATCGCGGTTATTACCCTCGGAGTCTCGGATATGGCCCGCTCGCGCCGTTTCTATACGGAGGGCTTTGGCTGGAATCCCGTATTCGAGAATGAAGAAATCATATTCTACCAGATGAATGGCTTCGTCCTCGGCACATTCGAGAAGACCGCTCTTGAGGCCGACATGGCTCGCTCAGGCCATACCTCTCCCGGTGCATTTTCCCTCGCCCACAATGTGATGAGCAAGAGCGAGGTGGAACCCGTCATGGACCAGCTTATCGGCGCAGGGGGCACTTTGCTGAGAGCCGCAGACGCACCCCCACAAGGCGGCTTTCGCGGCTATGTCGCCGATCCCGACGACCATGCCTGGGAAATTGCCTGGAACCCGCACTGGCCTATCAGTTCCGACGGGCACGTCACCTTTGCGCTTTAGCCAGCCAGCGCAAGTGGAGCCGACTGATCAGATCGCCCCGACCTCTATCAGGCTTTTCGCGCTCGCAATGATCGCCTCATCGGCCGGGATCGGCTCGATGCCCAGCACGGTCTTGAGCTTCTCATTGGTGTAGCCGCGCTTCTTGCCGAGCTCTGGCAGAACCTGCTTCAGCGGCGGATTGACCTGCGCAAACAGGCGCACCAGCCAGTTCGGCAGCGTGCCCTTCGGGATCTTGCGATCCGGGAAGGCCTCACGCAGGACCGCGCCCATCTCATCCATCCAGAGCACATCGCCCCCGCAGATAAAGCGCTCACCGACCGCTTCAGGTCGAACCATCGCCTCGATATGCGCGCGGGCCACATCCCGCACATCGATAATGCCAAAGCTGAGCTTAGGAAACGCAGGCAGCTTCCCCTCCAGCGGCTGACTCACCAGCTGCAGCGAGGATGAGACATCCGCGCTCATGGCCGGGCCAAGCACAGCGACCGGATTGATAACGGCAAGCTCAAGCCCCGCGCCCTCACCCGTCACATAGTCCCAGGCGGCGCGCTCCGCGATGGTCTTGGAACGGGTGTAGGCCGTATTGTCATCCAGATTGTCCGGGTTGGACCAGTCCACCTCGCTCAGCACATCCGGCCGCTTGTCGCCCCATCCATAGGCAATTGCCGCCATCGACGAGGTCAGCACCACCCGCTTCACGCCCTCGGCCTTGGCAGCCTTCAGCACGCGCAGCGCCCCATCGCGCGCAGGCACGATCAGCTCATCAGCTGATTTCGGCGTTTCCGAAGGGAATGGAGAGGCGACATGCTGGACAAAGTCCACGCCCTGTACCGCCTCGGCCCAGCCCTCATCCTTGTTGAGGTCAGCCGCCACGATCTCGATGGCAACGGGCTTGCCAGCATAGGCAGACAGGATCTCATTCAGCCGCGCCGCCTTGTCCGTCGACCGCGCCGTCCCGCGAACCTCATAGCCCCGCTCGATCAGCTGCAGGATCAGATGCGACGCGATAAACCCCGTCGCCCCCGTAACCAGTACCTTTTCCATGCCTATCTCCCCTCGCCCAAATCAAGATGGACGAGCCCGCCGCCTTGGCAAGCGAATTCGGTGAAACACTGACAAGCAGACTGCCTGTTTGGTCAAAGCTTCAGGCGACTACCTGCCCCGGCAGAATTGATGCGTCCGGTTCTGCAGAGCGCAGACTTGTCCTTTTGACAGTCCTATCGAACCGTATAATTTGCGCCCTGATGTTCTGAGTGGCCAACTCAAGCTTGGCCTCAGCCGTCGCGCGTAGATTGCCAGTTTGGCCCTGCGGTTAGGTATTGTTGTCGGGGACGAGGCGGGGCGCGGCATGAAGGACATATCAAGCGAGTCGCCGAACGGCCGTGCGCGCTCTAGCTACCGGCCAGACATTGACGGCATGCGAGCGATTGCCGTTGTCGTCGTCGTCCTGTTCCACCTCGGCAGCCCCGGCTTCGGCGGCGGCTTCATCGGCGTCGATATCTTCTTCGTGATTTCCGGCTTCCTCATTACCGGTCTGATCCGCAATGAGGTTGAATCTACGGGCGCTTTCCGGTTCGGGCACTTCTACTTGCGCCGTGTCAGGCGCCTGTTCCCGGCCCTCGCCGTTACGCTTGCAGTTAGTTTCGTCGCTGCGATCATCCTGTTTCCGCCAGAGCCCCTGCAGCGCTTTGCTGGCTCCTTCATCACATCGATCTTCAGCGTCTCGAACATCTGGTTCTGGCAGGAAGCTGGCTATTTCGACGCGGCCTCCATCACCAAACCGCTCCTCCACACATGGACGCTTTCGGTCGAAGAACAGTTCTACTTCGTCTGGCCCGCCCTGCTCTTCCTGCTGCTGCGTCTCCCGAACAAATTCGCCCCGGTCTGGGGGCTTCTGATTGTCGGCGTACTCAGCCTGCTCTGGAATTTTGACCTCGCTTATCTCGATTCAGCGGTCACCCGCACGCTGGCCCCGCCTCTGGCAGACTGGATGGCGAATGATCAGGCTTCGATCTTCTACCTCACCATGTTTCGTATGTTCGAGTTCGTGATTGGAGCGCTGCTGAACTGGTCGCCTTCGCGGATTTTCCGCAAAGGATGGGCGGGCGAAGCCGCTGCTGTCCTCGGCCTGGCGATGATCCTCGTGCCCGTCGTGCTATACTCGGAAACCGACGTCTTCCCGGCATGGCGCGCGCTGATCCCATGCATCGGCGCCGCATTCCTTATCCAGTCCGGCCAGACCGCCCGTATTGCAAGCTGGATGCGCACGACGCCAGTCGTCTGGGTCGGCAAGATCAGCTACTCGCTTTACCTCGTCCACTGGCCGCTGATCGTCTTCTATCTCTACTGGCGC
This genomic interval from Thalassovita mediterranea contains the following:
- a CDS encoding acyltransferase, which translates into the protein MKDISSESPNGRARSSYRPDIDGMRAIAVVVVVLFHLGSPGFGGGFIGVDIFFVISGFLITGLIRNEVESTGAFRFGHFYLRRVRRLFPALAVTLAVSFVAAIILFPPEPLQRFAGSFITSIFSVSNIWFWQEAGYFDAASITKPLLHTWTLSVEEQFYFVWPALLFLLLRLPNKFAPVWGLLIVGVLSLLWNFDLAYLDSAVTRTLAPPLADWMANDQASIFYLTMFRMFEFVIGALLNWSPSRIFRKGWAGEAAAVLGLAMILVPVVLYSETDVFPAWRALIPCIGAAFLIQSGQTARIASWMRTTPVVWVGKISYSLYLVHWPLIVFYLYWRGQSQASATEQIALFAATLAISAVIYQFIEQPLRKPGPTKAADRQFLGAAAVVASVFVGLGAMVYLTNGASWRYSSQEALFLEAAAVEEDHSCFMAPSLTYRDIDPACYEIDPTSSKKSILLFGDSTAEHLVSGFRQVFGERYQVLQYSGATCPPVLGYSEPHTPNCPANVEYFLTEVIAANQYDLIVISNTGRWEPLVKGFPETARRLDAAGIPYVMIGQIPYFGEPPTEIIARLPEGADIGEALREKLHIGCKGTELGVDELVPADRFFSMDEFMCEDGVPRYEVGGRAIHKDHIHLNPLGSVMVARAIRDWLQETGNLP
- a CDS encoding heparinase II/III family protein produces the protein MRLAGVSGQDIAASPIHRLKISGATPDGFSIYPDPIAPPDHMRGESLMKDVWRIGADKIEMNEGLPPWTAPLPSRHFADRVHRFDWLADVFAQGEAGAERACYLVDDWMANFGRFNGFAWRIGCAGDRVWNWMLCGSMLFTRGEPADIERRLETLARHLRHIEALQPDCVDFIARWRVACVMVLDSLCLKEGEGLDEALELLESECTAQILPDGGHVTRAPARGLRTMLDLCILADAFGKAGRPVPEFMSKWIERLGGMVAFFRSGDGALPPFNDSDESLPQIVDAVLERMKTRPRGFMVAPKSGFHKILKAGACLILDAGEAPAQPFGDGAHAGALSFEFQDGESRLVTSCGFSPEADIDWRAAVRRTGAHSTLVLDAEDSAPFRRNEETGLTFPEGPEGIFAKRMEENEEIWLDAQHGGYKRLFGLLHRRRLFMSADGSRLTGEDSLARPLSQGPAKLEKPIPFAVRFHLHPTVSATMKDRYIRLRTDSGDIWHFKTSHPGAKLEKTVYLSRGVVEKSRQIVLSGRADPNSDGSAPPNCLRWVFLKEKAE
- the htpX gene encoding zinc metalloprotease HtpX, encoding MAGTMKTFVLLAAMTALFMAVGYLVGGVVGMAIAFAVALLLNVYSWWNADKIVLRMQGAREVSPDERSPIFRTFANDTRALAAHAGLPAPRIYIIDTPQPNAFATGRNPKNAAVCATTGLLNTLTREEVSGVMAHELAHVAHRDTLTMTVTATLAGAIGMLANFAIFFGDRSRGGIFTSLAIMIFAPMAAGLVQMAISRSREYEADKRGAEICGNPYWLASALEKIDRGARSNLNQRAEANPAMAHVYIMNPLAGRKGDNLFSTHPSTANRVEALHKLAMEMNVAPPERLYPETVTARGPWG
- a CDS encoding glycine zipper 2TM domain-containing protein, producing the protein MNTKASQVAKPSRLMAGAFAALTLTLAGCASTYGANTVSPNDVGYASQVELGTISDVREVTIRPDNSILGAATGAVLGGLAGSELGGGDKAQTAGAVGGAVLGGLAGNELGKGMNTRRGFAYTVQLDSGRTVEVVQGADIAMYPGQRVNVTYAAGRTTVSPAQGYSRY
- the rpe gene encoding ribulose-phosphate 3-epimerase produces the protein MSRVMISPSILSADFACLGEEIRAIDTAGADMIHVDVMDGHFVPNLTFGAPVIKKLRPHTDKPFDVHLMIAPVDPYIQDFADAGADILTVHPEAGPHIHRTLQSIRAAGMRPGVAINPGTPAEVVDPIIDDIDLILVMSVNPGFGGQSFIDSQLRKIESFRRKIDACGRDIILEVDGGLTPETAPRAIEAGVTAIVAGSAVFKGGADAYARNIAALRGEDGQ
- a CDS encoding MFS transporter; the encoded protein is MSASRSRQAAADLLIETLDNRRTLDEAMELSETYGALTGPDRGFARAMASAALRQLGRIDKGLAPFLNRPIETAVPPARALLRIGAAQSWILDTPAHAVVSETVNAAKHWARARSASGFLNAVLRKAVNDRTAFDAAPVTSVWPDWLTVELMTSLGVEGASALARLQMEEPDLDLTVRDEGFAEDLAKRIGAKRVGLGSLRVASGDVAGVEGYRAGDWWVQDAAAAIPAQLLGIEAGQTVFDLCAAPGGKTMQIAAMGAKTVAVDRSKTRLQRVEENLERTGLTEGVEIVAANAETWSPGEQADAVLLDAPCSAFGTLRRHPEGAWIKGPDDIARFPEVQLRLLNAAAGLVKPGGTIVYCVCTPLKREGADVVAAALKDAELERAPITATEAGPFAGGLTGAGDLLTLPQDGFVHDAFLISRLRRKA
- a CDS encoding DUF1674 domain-containing protein codes for the protein MKQPLSPEAQRALDEAKARREAQIEHEKALEAEREKETGGPRHREPTRFGDWERKGITYDF
- a CDS encoding aldehyde reductase translates to MEKVLVTGATGFIASHLILQLIERGYEVRGTARSTDKAARLNEILSAYAGKPVAIEIVAADLNKDEGWAEAVQGVDFVQHVASPFPSETPKSADELIVPARDGALRVLKAAKAEGVKRVVLTSSMAAIAYGWGDKRPDVLSEVDWSNPDNLDDNTAYTRSKTIAERAAWDYVTGEGAGLELAVINPVAVLGPAMSADVSSSLQLVSQPLEGKLPAFPKLSFGIIDVRDVARAHIEAMVRPEAVGERFICGGDVLWMDEMGAVLREAFPDRKIPKGTLPNWLVRLFAQVNPPLKQVLPELGKKRGYTNEKLKTVLGIEPIPADEAIIASAKSLIEVGAI
- a CDS encoding VOC family protein is translated as MQHQIAVITLGVSDMARSRRFYTEGFGWNPVFENEEIIFYQMNGFVLGTFEKTALEADMARSGHTSPGAFSLAHNVMSKSEVEPVMDQLIGAGGTLLRAADAPPQGGFRGYVADPDDHAWEIAWNPHWPISSDGHVTFAL